From one Magnolia sinica isolate HGM2019 chromosome 18, MsV1, whole genome shotgun sequence genomic stretch:
- the LOC131232431 gene encoding uncharacterized protein LOC131232431, which yields MLFVRTVGGKLSGWTRNNTTPVLRSALNTIALRLSPCWISGVSRPLACSFSLNFCSAAQYPFLGSSANLNLQKLVAGNSSYVDVEFIDPVIMAVGRGKLPLPMTHQISPDYNFNMLAMDQRL from the exons ATGCTATTCGTACGTACTGTTGGAGGTAAACTTTCTGGATGGACTCGAAACAATACAACACCAGTTTTACGCAGCGCGTTAAACACCATAGCTCTTCGGTTATCTCCATGCTGGATCTCTGGAGTTTCCAGACCTTTGGCTTGCTCATTTTCACTGAATTTTT GTTCAGCTGCACAGTATCCGTTCCTCGGTAGTTCAGCTAATTTGAATCTGCAAAAACTAGTTGCTGGAAATAGCAGTTATGTTGATGTTGAATTCATCGATCCTGTGATTATGGCCGTTGGAAGAGGGAAGCTCCCACTGCCGATGACGCACCAGATCTCTCCCGACTACAACTTCAACATGTTGGCTATGGACCAGAGGCTTTAG